In the Methylomonas rhizoryzae genome, one interval contains:
- a CDS encoding ecdysteroid 22-kinase family protein, protein MSVDICTFVRQATGAKTAAKRQAIQRLWSGYGEIARYALTGGVYDSVVVKHVQLPEGKAVGDLSHQRKVRSYQVETVWYDRWAGRCNGVCRVAHGLACADFGGEVVMVLEDLDAAGYSRRRRRVSECDIVACLRWLAEFHVNFLGEAPEGLWPIGSYWHLDTRLDEWLVLDDPPLKRAAAAIDRALKASPYQTLIHGDAKLDNFCFADHGVGVAAVDFQYVGGGPGIKDVAYFIDSCLPPDACERRETELLDVYFAELRRSLHTHGKSAKAEALITDWRALYPVAWTDFHRFLKGWSPGHWPRDSYSERTASRVIRQLIPEVGYGPIRE, encoded by the coding sequence GTGTCAGTCGATATTTGCACCTTTGTCCGTCAAGCCACCGGTGCCAAAACCGCCGCAAAACGGCAGGCCATACAGCGGCTGTGGAGCGGTTACGGCGAGATCGCCCGTTACGCATTGACCGGCGGCGTCTACGACAGCGTGGTCGTCAAGCATGTGCAACTGCCGGAAGGCAAAGCCGTCGGCGACTTGTCCCACCAACGCAAGGTACGTTCCTATCAAGTGGAAACCGTTTGGTACGATCGATGGGCCGGACGTTGCAATGGCGTTTGTCGGGTAGCGCACGGCTTGGCATGCGCGGATTTCGGCGGCGAAGTGGTCATGGTGTTGGAGGATCTGGATGCCGCCGGCTATTCGCGCCGCAGGCGTCGCGTCAGCGAGTGCGACATCGTCGCCTGTTTACGCTGGCTGGCCGAATTTCACGTCAATTTCCTGGGTGAAGCGCCGGAAGGCCTGTGGCCTATCGGCAGCTATTGGCATCTGGATACCCGCCTGGATGAATGGCTGGTATTGGACGACCCACCGTTGAAAAGGGCCGCGGCGGCCATAGACCGCGCGCTAAAAGCCAGTCCGTATCAAACCCTGATTCACGGCGATGCCAAACTGGACAACTTTTGTTTCGCAGATCACGGGGTAGGCGTTGCGGCAGTGGACTTTCAATATGTCGGCGGCGGCCCCGGCATCAAGGACGTCGCTTATTTCATCGACAGCTGTTTGCCGCCGGACGCATGCGAACGCCGCGAAACCGAATTGTTGGATGTTTACTTCGCCGAACTACGCCGGTCGCTGCATACACACGGCAAATCCGCGAAAGCCGAGGCGCTAATTACCGACTGGCGCGCCCTATACCCAGTCGCCTGGACCGATTTTCACCGTTTTTTAAAAGGCTGGAGCCCCGGGCATTGGCCAAGAGACAGTTATAGCGAGCGCACTGCTAGTCGGGTTATCCGGCAATTAATACCAGAAGTCGGGTATGGACCTATCCGCGAATGA
- a CDS encoding SPFH domain-containing protein, producing the protein MSSETIFSKVPPLQVSGKWPIYLLSAAALLVVGHYCFGINDAGERTVVQYPNGTLYVRFNPGIYFKGFGKTEPYWDVATYDFDKAGSAGKDSEHSLSANGISVRYQDGGTGVVYGKARFALPNDEETMIRLHKDFRNRYAVAEKLIRTITEESMNLTAGLMTSEEAYAEKRGIFTQWAEQQVTSGKFFTELKAVTEKEESTKEHITRNIPVIKYGEDGQPLQHSSDFKMYGILVNGFQITDWDFEKKTLEQISRKREATMGIITAKADAERARQEALTAEEQGKKNVMVDRYAKEQEKIQAVVDAEKEKEVAVTKATQAVLVAEQGKLEAEQKRLAAIAYKEEQRLRGEGDSEYKRLVMSADGALTAKLEAWKTVHIRYAEAIEKQKWVPEIQMGAGATGGGAANDLIELLKAQTARELKLDMSMKGN; encoded by the coding sequence ATGAGTTCCGAAACGATTTTTAGTAAAGTTCCGCCACTGCAAGTTTCCGGCAAATGGCCGATTTATCTGCTCTCGGCAGCTGCCTTGCTGGTCGTCGGTCACTATTGTTTCGGCATCAACGACGCCGGCGAACGCACGGTGGTGCAATACCCCAACGGCACCTTATACGTCAGGTTCAACCCCGGTATTTATTTCAAAGGTTTCGGCAAAACCGAACCGTACTGGGATGTGGCTACCTACGATTTCGACAAGGCCGGCTCGGCCGGTAAAGACAGCGAACATAGTTTATCGGCTAACGGTATATCGGTACGCTATCAGGACGGCGGTACCGGCGTCGTTTACGGCAAAGCGCGTTTTGCCTTGCCTAACGACGAAGAAACGATGATTCGCTTGCACAAAGACTTCCGCAACCGCTATGCCGTCGCCGAAAAATTGATCCGCACGATCACCGAAGAATCGATGAACTTGACCGCGGGCTTGATGACTTCGGAAGAGGCTTATGCGGAAAAGCGCGGAATTTTTACCCAATGGGCTGAACAACAAGTGACCTCCGGCAAGTTTTTTACCGAGTTGAAAGCCGTTACCGAGAAGGAAGAAAGCACCAAAGAGCACATTACCCGTAACATACCGGTCATCAAGTACGGCGAAGACGGCCAGCCGCTGCAGCATTCCAGCGATTTTAAAATGTACGGCATTCTGGTTAACGGCTTTCAAATCACCGATTGGGATTTCGAAAAAAAGACCCTGGAGCAAATTTCCCGCAAACGCGAGGCGACCATGGGCATCATCACCGCCAAAGCCGATGCGGAGCGGGCGCGGCAAGAAGCCTTGACGGCGGAGGAACAGGGTAAGAAAAACGTCATGGTGGACCGTTACGCCAAGGAACAGGAAAAAATCCAGGCCGTAGTCGACGCCGAAAAGGAAAAAGAAGTCGCGGTTACCAAAGCCACTCAGGCGGTGTTGGTCGCCGAGCAAGGCAAACTGGAAGCGGAGCAAAAGCGCTTGGCCGCCATTGCCTATAAAGAAGAGCAACGATTGCGCGGCGAAGGCGATAGCGAATACAAGCGGCTGGTGATGAGTGCGGACGGTGCCTTGACCGCCAAACTGGAGGCCTGGAAAACGGTACACATACGCTATGCCGAAGCGATAGAAAAGCAAAAATGGGTGCCGGAAATTCAAATGGGTGCCGGCGCGACCGGCGGCGGGGCGGCCAACGACTTGATCGAATTGCTGAAAGCGCAAACCGCCAGGGAGTTGAAACTGGATATGAGCATGAAAGGCAATTGA